The DNA region TTGTCCGCCATGAAGTGTTGGGCGAATCCGGGTTCCCGGTCGAGCCACTGCTGCAGATCGGGCTGCACATCGCTGATCACGTTGGCCAACCGCTGCGCGACGATCGAAGCCTGGTCCATCGAGTCGACGAACTCCTCGCGTCGCGCGGCGAAACCGCCGAACAACGCCTTGGTGGAGGCGATCGTGGCGTCCAGGTCGCCGCTGCGCTCGGCCACCGAACCCAGCACCGAGTTCAGGTGCGTCAAGACCCCGTCGAGGATCTGATCGGTGCCCGAGTACTCCTCGGCCAATCTGGTGGTCTCGGCGATCAAGGTGGTGACCGCGCCGGAGTCACCCTGCATGGCCCGCATGACGGCCGTGGTGAGGTTGTCCACCTGGTCCGGGTTCAACAGTGCGAACAGCGGCTCGAAACCGTTGAGCAGGTTCGAGATATCGAAGGACGGTTCGGTGCGCTCCACCGGGATCACCGCCCCGGCCGGCAGCACCTGCGGGTCGTCGAACTCGCCGAGCGCCAGGCCCAGGTAGCGCTGACCGATGATGTTCTGATAGTCGATGGACGCCTTGGTGTTTCCGTAGAGCAGCTGTTCTGATTCGACGCGGAAGTCCACCCGCGCACCACCCTCGTCGGTCAAGCCGATCCCGTCGACCCGGCCCACCTTCACCCCGGCCATCCGCACCTCGTCGCCGACCTTGAGCCCCATGACGTCGGTGAATACCGCGGCGTAGTCCTTGGTCGGTCCGTCGACGTTGCGCTGCAACGTCACGAACACCGTCCAGACCAGGGCAAAGCAGACGACGACGAAGAGGCACAGCCCCATCAGGGGGCGGCGGTACCCTCTCACGGACCCACCCCCGACGCGGGTGCAGACGAAGCGGGCGGCGCGGCCTCCGCCGGCAGCGGTGGTCCAGGTGCTGGTGCCGATGGGTCGGGGATGATCTGTACGGTGGTGCCCCGCACGACCGGCCCGAGGAGCAGTTCGGACGCTGAATTGGGCTCGGGTCCGAGGATCTCACTGAGCTGCGCGCGCTCCTGTGGGCTGCCCACCGAGCCCACGTTGCCGCCCGACATCTGCGGTGCCACCGGGTAATTCCGCGGATGCAGCGAGTGCGGCAGCACCGGCGGGTCAGCGGTCACCGGCGCGGTGTGGCAACTGGGCCCCTCCAACTTGCCGTAGCGGGGGCAGTCCTGACGGGTGTACATCTTGTTCGGGGTGAGCACCAACAGGAACTTGCCGACTGCGAGGTTGCGGTCGGGCTTCCAGACGTGGTCGAAGAACCGATTGGTGACCGTGTTGATGCGGGTGACCATAGGTGCGAACTCCTTGCCCCCGTCGGCGAGCACCCCGAGCACCGGCGACATCTGCGTGGTGATCACGATCATCCGGTCGGTGTTGTTCTCGAAGGCCTCACCGACGGTGCCGAAGGTGGTGTTACCGGCGGACAGAAAACTCAGGAGTTCCTCGCGCTTTTCGGCGACGGTGCGCATCGGGACCGCCGCCTGGTGTACTGCCTCGAGCAGATCGGGTGCGGCGGTCTGCAGCCCCTGCAAGGCCTCGGAGAGCACCTGCAGTTGCGACTCGGTTCCGTCATCGGCGATGACGGCGTTGAGTTCCTTGACGATGCGGTTGGCTCCGCCGCCGGCCTGTGACAGTTCGTCGCCGCGGCCGTTGGTGGCCTGGGCCACGGCGGCCAGGACACCCACGTTGTCACCGGATCCGGGGCGCCCGGCCGCGGCCATCACGTCGCGCAGCTTGGTCAGCGCGGTCTGGAACTGCACGGTGGCCAGGCTGTCGTCCTGGCTGATCGCGGCCCCCGGCGCCAATTTCGGTCCGGGTCCGTTGTCCACCAGCTGTATCGATGAGACCGCGAAGACGTTGCTGGGCACCACCCGAGCGGTCACGGTGGCCGGGATTCCGGGGGCGAAGTGCGGGTCGAGGCTCAGTCTGATCTCGTTCGGGCGGTCCTCCGACGCGGGCCGCACCCCCTCGACGGTCCCCACCAGGGCACCGCGAAACTTGACGTCGGATCCGGACGGCAGCCCGTCCCCGACATTGTTCAGCAGCGCGAAGACCTCGACGCGGCTCGAGAAGAAGCCCTCGGACTTCGCGATGGCCGCCGCCGACAGCAGCGCCGCGCCGAGCAGCAACGCGAGCCCGCGCAACAGCAACCGCCCGTCGGAGATCTGCCGGGCCGCCGACTCGAGCTTCTGCATCATCAGCCGCCCAACCTCGCGCCCGACCCGATGCCCCACAGCCCAACGGTGAGCAGCAGATTGGCGATGATCATCACCGAGATGCTGGCGCGCATGGCCCGCCCCGCCGCAATGCCGACGCCCTGCGGTCCGCCGGTGGCGAAGTAACCGTAGTAGCACTGGATCGTCGAGGTGATCGTGACGAATACGACGGCCTTCACCACCGAATAGGCGATGTCCGAGCCGGTGAGCACCAACCGGAAGTAGTGGTCGAAGGATCCCGCGGAAACACCGCCGGCGAAGGTCACGATGGTTTGCACGGCGGCGTAGTTCACCACCAGACACAGCACGTAGAGCGGAATGATCGCCACCACCGAGGCCAGCAGCCGGGTGGTCACCAGGTACGGAATCGGCCGGATGGCAAGCGATTCAATGGCGTCGACCTCCTCGGAGATTCGCATCGACCCCAACTGCGCGGTGAACCGGCAGCCCGCCTGCGCCGCGAACGCCAACGCGGCCATGATCGGCGCCAGTTCGCGGGTAGACACCGTGGAAGACAGCAGACCGGCCGCGGGTTCCATGCCCAGCAGGTGCAGCGCCTGATAGCCCTCGATTCCGACGATCGCACCCGCCGTAGCGCCCAGCACGATGATCACCCCGGCGGTGCCACCGCCGACCACGATGGAACCGTTGCCCCAGGTGACATCGGACAGAATTGCCAAGAACGCCTTGCGGTATCGGGTCAGGGCCACCGGCACCCCGGCCACCGCATGGCCGAAGAACGTCAGCAGGTGTCCGAGCCGGACGCCGAGTCCGGCCACCGACAACGCCGCGACGACGAACGGCCGGGTACCTCGCGGATAGTAGGTCGCGGCCGCCATCACAGCGCCGCCTTCGGGAACAGCAGGACATACATCTGCGTGAAGACGACATTGGTGATCATCAGCAGCAGAATGGACGCGACCACGGTGGCATTCACCGAGTTCGCCACGCCGGCGGGACCGCCCTTGGTGGTCAGTCCCTTGTCGCACGCGACGATCGCCACGATCGCGGCGAACACCACCGACTTGATCAGAGTCAGCACCAGGTCACCCACCGTCGCGAACGACGCGAACGTGGTGACGAAGCTGCCCGGCGCACCGTTCTGCACGAACGTGTTGAACAGGTAACCGGCCAGAAAGCCGATGAAGCAGACCAGTCCGGTCAGCCCGAGTCCCACCACGATCGCCGCCGCCAGCCGGGGGGCGACCAGCCGGCGGATTGCCGAGATCCCCAGTACCTCAAGGGCGTCGACTTCCTCCCGGATGGTCCGGGAGCCGAGGTCGGCACAGATCGCCGATCCCACCGCGGCGGCCATCAACAGCGCCGCGACCAACGGTGCGCCCTGCTTTATGACG from Mycolicibacterium sp. MU0053 includes:
- a CDS encoding MlaD family protein, which codes for MRGYRRPLMGLCLFVVVCFALVWTVFVTLQRNVDGPTKDYAAVFTDVMGLKVGDEVRMAGVKVGRVDGIGLTDEGGARVDFRVESEQLLYGNTKASIDYQNIIGQRYLGLALGEFDDPQVLPAGAVIPVERTEPSFDISNLLNGFEPLFALLNPDQVDNLTTAVMRAMQGDSGAVTTLIAETTRLAEEYSGTDQILDGVLTHLNSVLGSVAERSGDLDATIASTKALFGGFAARREEFVDSMDQASIVAQRLANVISDVQPDLQQWLDREPGFAQHFMADKQAFAYLGFNTPLMLKGLARMSQGGSYLDVYACDLTVSQFPRIDSLITAIVEAATPAGVAQHSAKCR
- a CDS encoding MlaD family protein, with amino-acid sequence MMQKLESAARQISDGRLLLRGLALLLGAALLSAAAIAKSEGFFSSRVEVFALLNNVGDGLPSGSDVKFRGALVGTVEGVRPASEDRPNEIRLSLDPHFAPGIPATVTARVVPSNVFAVSSIQLVDNGPGPKLAPGAAISQDDSLATVQFQTALTKLRDVMAAAGRPGSGDNVGVLAAVAQATNGRGDELSQAGGGANRIVKELNAVIADDGTESQLQVLSEALQGLQTAAPDLLEAVHQAAVPMRTVAEKREELLSFLSAGNTTFGTVGEAFENNTDRMIVITTQMSPVLGVLADGGKEFAPMVTRINTVTNRFFDHVWKPDRNLAVGKFLLVLTPNKMYTRQDCPRYGKLEGPSCHTAPVTADPPVLPHSLHPRNYPVAPQMSGGNVGSVGSPQERAQLSEILGPEPNSASELLLGPVVRGTTVQIIPDPSAPAPGPPLPAEAAPPASSAPASGVGP
- a CDS encoding ABC transporter permease, which codes for MAAATYYPRGTRPFVVAALSVAGLGVRLGHLLTFFGHAVAGVPVALTRYRKAFLAILSDVTWGNGSIVVGGGTAGVIIVLGATAGAIVGIEGYQALHLLGMEPAAGLLSSTVSTRELAPIMAALAFAAQAGCRFTAQLGSMRISEEVDAIESLAIRPIPYLVTTRLLASVVAIIPLYVLCLVVNYAAVQTIVTFAGGVSAGSFDHYFRLVLTGSDIAYSVVKAVVFVTITSTIQCYYGYFATGGPQGVGIAAGRAMRASISVMIIANLLLTVGLWGIGSGARLGG
- a CDS encoding MlaE family ABC transporter permease; this translates as MVTSRPTPSPVGDITDWTRGYVDRHPIASLETVGSQFILGLRTLQYLVTDIARGRFPFEEFVRQAAFMASTAMLPTMCVAIPIGVTLQIQFALLAGQVGATSLAGAASGLAVIKQGAPLVAALLMAAAVGSAICADLGSRTIREEVDALEVLGISAIRRLVAPRLAAAIVVGLGLTGLVCFIGFLAGYLFNTFVQNGAPGSFVTTFASFATVGDLVLTLIKSVVFAAIVAIVACDKGLTTKGGPAGVANSVNATVVASILLLMITNVVFTQMYVLLFPKAAL